The DNA sequence TGAACAGTTTCATTAGAGAatcatattatttatatatttgagccgcgccatgagaaaaccaacatagtgggtttgcgaccagcattgatccagacaaacctgcgcatccgcgcaatctggttaggatccatgctgttcgcttttaaagcctattgcaatgagagaaaccattagcgaacagcatggatcctgaccagactgcgcggatgcatgcgcagtctggtctggatccatgctggtcgcaaagccactatgttggttttcctatggtgcggctcatttatgaattgcaatatcattatttatttgaaactttcTGGTTACATCCGAAAACTTCAAGTTCACAAATCGTGAGAAATTCATTCGCTTCAATTTGCAGTTTAACGTAGCGTCCTCTCACGCCTTCATCGAAATCAAATGTGTAAGTTGCACCTACAGGTTCCGTGCGACGTGCTACAAGGGCAAGACTGTTTATATCATCCCCTATATAAACTACCAGATCGTGCAGCCTTCCAGCTGAAATATAAAGATGTTAGTTGCATAAGACAACTGCAGACGACGTTGGCgttcatatattatatttttttttgttatctatATAAACGTTTTATTTACTATGAAAGTAAGTCAAGATTTTATGTTGTAAAGTTGCTTAAGTCAAGAAATGACACTGCaactgtcaaagctatttttAGTCATAATTGCTTTTGCAGACGAATACTTACGACAACAGTCTAGACGGTTAAATACGTGTATCTTGGTGATGGTATAACTCTGCCCTAGGTCTGTCACAGCCGAAGggtaattttcaattttactacaTGCACACGGCCACATTTGTCCTCTGTCACCATCCACCTTCAACCATTGTTATAGGTCAGTTAGACAATGTtttgattcttcttttttttaatgtcTCCGACACCTACATTTGTACCTCCATTCAAAATAATAGTTTCGAATTTTGCATGGATAGTTCTATGTCAATCGTTTCAAAGCAAAGTTTGCGAAACaaaattaattacataaaattaAGAGATTGTATCGTTTTTCCAAAACAGTGTAAGAGAGGAATTTTAGGTGTATTTGTTCTGATAGGACAACTCGtgcacattttcatttaaacataacAATACTGACATATTATTTGGTGCTTGCCATACAAACGCCGTGGTTACTATCATATTTCATTTACTGTTTTATATGAAACATTTGACAATCAAAATGATATGAAAAAGAAGTGTTACTTCCCGTATTTAAATATTATCCATTAATACACGAGGTTTCTGTGACGCCTTGTTTACTTTCTATATGCGTCATAAAATAGTGCTTCCCTATTCCATCCATTTGTTGATATAAGAGCCATATTAGACTcgaattaaaatatattagaatCGAATGCAACAAACTGCGTAACAAAGCAAATGACATGCAAAAACAATCAATAATGGCTCTCCTTTGTACACAAACCAAAGACTTTTAttgagccgcgccgtgggaaaaccaacatagtggctttgcgaccagcatggatccagaccagcgtgcgcatccgcgcagtccggtcaggatccatgctgttcgcttacagtttctctaatggtaacaggctttaaaagcgaacagcatggatcctgaccagactgcgcggatgcgcaggctggtctggatccatgctggtcgcaaacccactatgttggttttctcatggcacggctcgatTATTTACCAATTCTAGAAAATACCATTCTCTAAACTGTGCAAAATTACTGTTTTGGtatcaattatttattttatgaattctaCACGTTTCAAAAACGTCCAGCGATATAATAAATAAACTACACGCTTTCAAACTTTCAGTAAATACTGAGGTTTATGTAACTCATACCAAAGTTAGGGGAATTTATCAAACTGTTATGATCAGGAGGATTATGCAGCTAGTACTATAAGTACCCCTGGATTGACACTTGTACTAAAATCAGGGATCAAAGTTATTCTTACCATAAGTTCCCCAGGGCTGTTATCGTCATATTGGGAACTAAATGTGACAGATTTTCCTTTGGCAACATTAAAAGCTGTAATACAAAAAACGTGAAACATTGGCTTTATTAGTACACACCTTGCACACAATGACACTTTCAAAATTTACTTGTCATTACATTTGCAAATATGATATAACAATCTGTCAGAAATGAGGCacataaacaaatatatactggaaatgtttgaatattgaaaatataaacaacgATTGTGCCAGGATAATCAAACCAGTCAATGTCACCAGACAGCGGTGTTTTGCTCAATTATCCTCactattttattaattgtttcttCTCGTAACTATGATATAGATGCAAGCACGAGATAggaaagagtttcaaataagctttcagcttcctactcaatcctatatgcctttttgatatatgtacttgttgtaaatgaattgtgattaataaaatactgtttaaaccaagcACGAGATAATATAAATTTTTTGACTGTAAACAAATGAacacttttatcatatttatatgtGAGACATTTCGCACGATTTTCATGTTGTACACATACGAAAATACTTTCAGTCATACAATTCTAAGACATAAATTAAGAAGTCACGTTTGAATTGTGTATGCTTACGCTGTGTACATATGCATTTAAAATCCGTATACGTCCAAGTACCATTGTCCTGGCACACGGCTGTCATGTGGTCTCTTTCGTGGTGATCATCTTCTCCGGAGGAATTTGACCcctgtaattttattttaataattctattcattaacttttttaaaaaattagtaaGGCATAATTAAAACACTGCGGAAGGACACTGGCTATTGACTATCTACGCTATCCGATTAATGCGAAAATGAGTAGAACTTTAGCACTATAAGAAGATCCACGATGGAAGCGTATAGTGTTTAaatgaaaagttataaaaatacaaCGCCAGTCAAGGCTTAGGTGAATATTATTAAAGTACACTGAATATAATCTATGATCAAAacgaaaacaataataaaaacactAAATACATGTCTTGGAACTTACgagaatgttttattattttgactAGGAACGTACATGTATCAACAAATGTTCATGCATGATAGTACTGTATTAAATTGTTTATGTTTCGACGTTGACATATTTGCGATCAAAATTCGAAGCACGCTAGAGTGAATACCATTTTTATATTCTAAAATCTAAAATTGCTTTTGGCCGGCTGTCGCTGACCATAAAATGAAACATGACACCGGTATAAAAACGATGGCAAAAAACTACATCACGTTATGAAATATTGATGTAAAAGATACAATCTGTTTTCATACTGAAACAAAATATGCATATCTGTTTTAGTAGAAACACAGCAACAGAATAAGAAAATTGGGTTTATCGTGTAAATCTGACACTTTGAAGAACTAAAAGAAATGTCCATTTCGCTAATACACAATTTGTATACATAAACCTTTGTGTAAATGGCACATTTCTGAAATACTGACCATTGCGTATTTCCCTGACAGTTTGTTGCAGGCTTTGATCAGGCTCATTATATGTATTGGTTTAATTACTGTGGATCTGAGATCGATATCACTGCCTGTCCGAGAATTTTCCTCTTGAAAAGTCAGGATGAAAACATGATTCCAGCACCTAATATTAAAGCATTTCTGGAAATATATCCGCACGCAAAACGTCCTTTCTTTGGGACTTTTGCAAACATTTTATGATGTAAAAGTATCCTAACAGAcagtaaaactgtttaaaaatcaaGTATTACCTTCATATGGAAGCCTTCTTTGCATTCATACTCTACTTTATCTCCAATACCAAACATGTTGCCGTTAACGACAGTATAATTCTTCTTGTCTGGTGGTCCACAACCTAATCagcaaaaaaaatattgcttGAATATTAATATGAGTATGATTTCAAAACGAAGTTAAATTAAGTTTACAGGGACCCATTATAATTCCATGTCCAcattattatattaaacaagtgTTCCGTTTCCGTTGAAGAAAATGGAATTGAAAGGCAGAAAATCGTATTGTTACATAAATCAGGTGAGTGCGCAAAGCGAGCCGATCTCAAGAAAATGTATCGTAAAAACGGTAAATCTTGCGACCAGGAAATACTTGCGAtgggattttttgtttgtaaaattcgGAGCACACAAAAGAAAACATCATGGTTATCTCTCGTTGTCGGTCGGCCTTTGTTGATCATAAAATAAACCATGTTACCGGTATAAAAACAGTGACAGATTACAAATAAATTCCGATATGATATTATAAATAGATGAAGTTTTATTAGAAAAAGAATTAATCTcctttttttatatcaaaactgaataaatttcaaatgaCAGAAGAACTTCGTCAAAATAATGTCGATTCTGTATACAGTGAATACTTTACTATTCTTAAGGCACAAGGACTAAGATGTAATAGGAATAGCTAAGCATTAACCCACAAACAAAACCTTGCAgctgtgtatatatgtatgtgtagaCGATAAGTTTCTACACAAAATACTTAGATAAAATCAAACACATTGCCAAAAAAGACAAAATAGCTACATATTAAATGAACGCTATTGGGACCCGCCTCGGAGCACTTAGCTGCAAAAACACCGCCACCGGAACCGGTCACTCATTCCTATAACCAAATAAAGAAAATCAGTAATTCTGACTTTCTTGATTTATGTTtaagacaaaaatgtaaataacataaGATTTACCTTTTAATGTTACGATTTGTCATAGCTATATATAATACGCTTACCTGACGCTTGGCATACTGAGCTCATACTAGTTGCTTGATCATCCTGATTGCAAACACCATGTTTTTCACAATCCTTGCAAATCTCATATTTATCCTGAAGTTAGACAAATGCAGGCAGTGTATGCTTTATGTCTTTTGAACACCTGTATAAATTGTTTAATAATTAGTCAAGTCTATCGCATGACAGTGAATTCGTCAGTCTAGACTAGCTATTATCTGATAGTAAGgataataactttatttcttattattttataagGATATTATATGACTGTCTGTGTAACACAGTGTTTTCCCGAACCGAGGGTCGTCCTGAAATTAAAAGACCAAGTGCTAACGAGGGTTCTTATCAATGCTGTCCCGAGAGTTGGAAAAGCACCTGCCTTACTGATGTAAACATGTTTAATCACTGCTCTTGTCTGCCGTTTATATTAGTCCACCATTTTCAAAGATGTAGACGCCATTGTTTTCTACTAGATCTACATGgtacctggtcagaatgtttgtctttataaaatgtagtttaacttaaagtttgatattggattatctAGGTACAAAATGATGTCTACACATCCAGTTCCAACGCAATAAGTCTCAATAAGCCGAAGTTAAGTGTTGTGCCTAAATAAAGGCATGAATATGCCttacaaatattaaatgaatggcAGATATGCAAAATGCGTTTCTAGTTGCTTAGTAGTATGTACtgtatttgacctagtgacatttGCTCTTAAACCTTAaaaacccagtttcaaagttgacccatattttattaaaattaacagCTTGCCATTTTGCATACAGATCTGGTAGAAAAGATGGCTTCTAGATCATTAGCAGttgtttctctattatttgacagtgTCCTGGATTCTGTTCTCAGATGACCCGGTTTCGTAGTTGACATACAATTCATatggataaacattctgaccatgtttcaggTAGATCAGATAGACAATATTGCCACAAGAGCTTTAACAAGGCATTTCTATTACTTGACTTGGTGCCCAGTTCAAGATTTGATACACAGTCCAGGTTTACTATAGGTCTGTAAGAAAATATGGCATCAAGAGTATTAACCCAGTTTTTAACCTaaaataatccagtttcaaacttgacctaactTTTTTAACTCAACGTTCTTGTCATGTTTTACATAGTTATAACAAATGAGAAATATGACATTTATGATTTAACCTACTGACATTacttttgaccctagatgatccagTTTTAAACTTTGTTTGCATTCATAAAGacaagcatgtttttttttccagaatttatACACATTAGGTAGAAATATGGGCTCTATTGTGTTAACAAGGGTATTATGTGacatgatctagtgacctagttttaaatccAGTTTCAAACGTTTTCGAAATTTTGTTAAGACAAACATTTAGACCAAGTCGGAATACgactgggtcaaaattgtgacctctagtacTAAAAGTGAAACACactagctcaccttgagcactttgtctCAGATGCATTAACTTTTAACGATGAAAAAATCCAGTCAAGTCTAATGACGGTCGGTTATATTCATTTGGAGGTGTGTTAAACAAATTTTCTCTAAAGGACAGGCAAACAAACAAAGGCAAATTTATATTACCCACACAACAAAGTGGGCACATAATAAGCCGAACCTTATTACAGTTATAGTCTCGTTTTTCCTACAGCACATAATACATTGTATACCGAACTGAACAGCATACCCGTCATTTGTTCGTTTGTCAGTATTtttgaattacagaaaatagttgctgttttttttaaacaagcgTACTCTTAGAAAATTATGTTGTTGATGatattagaattaaaacaaaatttagcaTGACACCATGTTCGTTTACTAAATTTACGACTTCAATCCATTTTTGAAAAGTTACAAaatcaaaaatgtcaaaaatctaTAAACTTGAGATAAATGTTATGAGGGAAGAAAATGGCAACA is a window from the Mercenaria mercenaria strain notata chromosome 7, MADL_Memer_1, whole genome shotgun sequence genome containing:
- the LOC123555498 gene encoding fucolectin-1-like; the encoded protein is MWPCACSKIENYPSAVTDLGQSYTITKIHVFNRLDCCPGRLHDLVVYIGDDINSLALVARRTEPVGATYTFDFDEGVRGRYVKLQIEANEFLTICELEVFGCNQKVSNK